Proteins encoded in a region of the Thunnus maccoyii chromosome 4, fThuMac1.1, whole genome shotgun sequence genome:
- the LOC121895762 gene encoding putative protein FAM47C produces the protein MSSLLPSNVVVFTHGSVTALQVASLQPPPPPPPPPQPQPTTRPHSLNPQPASTASTHNPPPQPQHTTRLHSLNTQPASTASTHNPPPQPQHTTRLHSLNTQPASTASTHNPPPQPQPTTRLHSLNPQPASTASTHNPPPQPQPTTRPHSLNTQPASTASTHNPPPQPQPTTRLHSLNPQPASTASTHNPPPQPQPTTRPHSLNPQPASTASTHNPPPQPQHTTRLHSLNPQPAPTASTHNPPPQPQHTTRLHSLNTQPASTASTHNPPPQPQPTTRNPPPQPQPTTRLHSLNPQPAPTASTHNPPPQPQPTTRPQSLNTQPAPTASTHNPPPEPQPTTRPHSLNPQPAPRASTHNPPPEPQPTTRLHSLNTQPASTASTHNPPPQPQPTTRLHSLNPQPAPTASTHNPPPQPQPTTRPHSLNIQPASTASTHNPPPQPQHTTRLHSLNPQPASTASTHNPPPQPQHTTRPHSLNPQPASTASTHNPPPQPQPTTRLHSLNPQPASTASTHNPPPQPQHTTRPHSLNTQPAPTVEA, from the coding sequence atgtcctcccttCTTCCTAGTAACGTTGTTGTCTTTACTCATGGCAGCGTTACAGCTTTACAGGTTGCGTCCCTGCAGCCGCCCCCGCCCCCGCCCCCGCCTCCACAGCCTCAACCCACAACCCGCCCCCACAGCCTCAACCCACAACCCGCCTCCACAGCCTCAACCCACAACCCGCCCCCACAGCCTCAACACACAACCCGCCTCCACAGCCTCAACACACAACCCGCCTCCACAGCCTCAACCCACAACCCGCCTCCACAGCCTCAACACACAACCCGCCTCCACAGCCTCAACACACAACCCGCCTCCACAGCCTCAACACACAACCCGCCTCCACAGCCTCAACCCACAACCCGCCTCCACAGCCTCAACCCACAACCCGCCTCCACAGCCTCAACACACAACCCGCCTCCACAGCCTCAACCCACAACCCGCCCCCACAGCCTCAACACACAACCCGCCTCCACAGCCTCAACCCACAACCCGCCTCCACAGCCTCAACCCACAACCCGCCTCCACAGCCTCAACCCACAACCCGCCTCCACAGCCTCAACACACAACCCGCCTCCACAGCCTCAACCCACAACCCGCCCCCACAGCCTCAACCCACAACCCGCCTCCACAGCCTCAACACACAACCCGCCTCCACAGCCTCAACACACAACCCGCCTCCACAGCCTCAACCCACAACCCGCCCCCACAGCCTCAACACACAACCCGCCTCCACAGCCTCAACACACAACCCGCCTCCACAGCCTCAACACACAACCCGCCTCCACAGCCTCAACCCACAACCCGCCCCCACAGCCTCAACCCACAACCCGCAACCCGCCCCCACAGCCTCAACCCACAACCCGCCTCCACAGCCTCAACCCACAACCCGCCCCCACAGCCTCAACCCACAACCCGCCCCCACAGCCTCAACCCACAACCCGCCCCCAGAGCCTCAACACACAACCCGCCCCCACAGCCTCAACACACAACCCGCCCCCAGAGCCTCAACCCACAACCCGCCCCCACAGCCTCAACCCACAACCCGCCCCCAGAGCCTCAACCCACAACCCGCCCCCAGAGCCTCAACCCACAACCCGCCTCCACAGCCTCAACACACAACCCGCCTCCACAGCCTCAACCCACAACCCGCCTCCACAGCCTCAACCCACAACCCGCCTCCACAGCCTCAACCCACAACCCGCCCCCACAGCCTCAACACACAACCCGCCTCCACAGCCTCAACCCACAACCCGCCCCCACAGCCTCAACATACAACCCGCCTCCACAGCCTCAACACACAACCCGCCTCCACAGCCTCAACACACAACCCGCCTCCACAGCCTCAACCCACAACCCGCCTCCACAGCCTCAACACACAACCCGCCCCCACAGCCTCAACACACAACCCGCCCCCACAGCCTCAACCCACAACCCGCCTCCACAGCCTCAACCCACAACCCGCCCCCACAGCCTCAACCCACAACCCGCCTCCACAGCCTCAACCCACAACCCGCCTCCACAGCCTCAACACACAACCCGCCTCCACAGCCTCAACACACAACCCGCCCCCACAGCCTCAACACACAACCCGCCCCCACAGTCGAGGCTTGA